A window of the Chionomys nivalis chromosome 25, mChiNiv1.1, whole genome shotgun sequence genome harbors these coding sequences:
- the Pmch gene encoding pro-MCH — translation MSLSSYILMLIVSLFSQGILLSASKSIRNLEDDMVFNTFRMGKAFQKEDAAERSVVAPSLEQYKNDDSSFLSDDENKNAKNPGSKQNLLSHGLPLNLAIKPYLALKGSVAFPAENGVQNSESTQEKREIGDEENSAKFPIGRRDFDMLRCMLGRVYRPCWQV, via the exons ATGAGTCTCTCTTCCTACATATTAATGCTgattgtgtctttgttttctcaAGGTATTTTACTTTCAGCTTCCAAGTCCATAAGAAATTTAGAAGACGACATGGTATTTAATACATTTAGGATGGGGAAAGCCTTCCAGAAGGAAGACGCCGCAGAAAGATCTGTTGTGGCTCCCTCTCTGGAACAATATAAAAACGACGACAGCAGCTTCCTGAGCGACGATGAGAACAAAAATGCAAAG AACCCAGGCTCCAAACAGAATCTCCTAAGTCATGGTCTGCCACTGAACCTGGCTATAAAACCTTATCTCGCTCTGAAAGGATCAGTAGCTTTTCCAGCTGAGAATGGAGTTCAGAATTCTGAGTCAAcacaagaaaagagagaaattggGGATGAAGAAAACTCAGCTAAATTTCCCATAGGAAGGAGAGATTTTGACA TGCTCAGGTGTATGCTGGGGAGAGTCTACCGACCCTGCTGGCAAGTCTGA